Sequence from the Thermocoleostomius sinensis A174 genome:
TACTCAATCAACTGCGATAAGTTCCTACCTATTCCGCTAGAAGGTACGCTGAATGGTATCACGACATTTTTTTAGGCGTGATACCATAGAATTCCTTGAATTGTTTGATCAAATGACTTTGATTGCCAAAGCCACATTCTAGGGCAGTATCAGCAATGGTTTGATCGCGACGTTCTAACAATAGCCGTGCCCGTTCTGCTATGACGAGCAATAATAAAACCTGCTCTTCGAATCAGTGATTCCTGGAAGACCACTGCGTCGAAAATGAGCAGGTATGAACTTATTGATACGGTTTAATTACCCAATAAAGGAGACGCTCGAAAA
This genomic interval carries:
- a CDS encoding helix-turn-helix domain-containing protein codes for the protein MLVIAERARLLLERRDQTIADTALECGFGNQSHLIKQFKEFYGITPKKMS